GCTGGTGGATATGAACGTGCAACCGCTTTCCGACAAGCAGATCCTGTGGGCGGACTATGTGTTCATCAGCGCCATGACGGTCCAGAAGGAATCCGTCAACGACGTTCTGGCGCGCTGCCAGAGCCTGGGGATCAAGACGGTCGTGGGGGGGCCGCTCTTCACCGCCGCCCCGACCGAGTTTGATTCGGCGGATCACCTGGTGCTGGGCGAGGCCGAGGTCACCCTTCCCCGTTTCCTTGACGACCTTGAGCGCGGCAAGGCTGCCCATAGCTATGTTTCCGACCACTGGGCGGAGATGCGGGAAACCCCCGTCCCGCTCTGGGACCTGATCGATCCCTCAAAATACGCAGCCATGAATATCCAGTATTCCCGGGGCTGCCCGTTCGACTGCGAGTTCTGCGACATTACCCAGCTGTTCGGGCGCAAGCCGCGTACCAAAAGCACCGCGCAGCTGACCGGGGAACTCGATGCCCTCTATGCCTGGGGGTGGCGCAACGGCATCTTTCTTGTGGACGACAACTTCATCGGCGACAGACGCAAGCTGAAGCAGGAAACCCTCCCGGCCATGCTCGCATGGATGGAGCGGCACAAGCATCCCTTCGCCTTCTTTACCGAGGTTTCCATCGATCTGGCGGACGACCCGGACCTCATGGACCTCATGGTGCGGACCGGATTTGAAGAGGTCTTCATCGGCATAGAAACCCCGAATGAGGAGTGCCTGAGCGAAACCGGCAAGGTTCAGAACAAAAACCGCAACCTCCTTGCATGCGTCAAAAAAATCCAGCACGCGGGGTTGCAGGTCCAAGGCGGGTTTATCGTGGGGTTCGACAGCGATCCCCTGTCGATCTTCGAGCGGCAGATCCGCTTCATCCAGGAAAGCGGCATTGCCACGGCCATGGTGGGGATGCTCACCGCGTTGCGCGGCACCAAGCTCCACCAGCGGCTCTTCAAGGAAGGCAGGTTGTTGGGCGATACCTCCGGCAACAACACGGCCGTCGCCCTCAACTTTATCCCCCGCATGAAGGTGGAGGCGCTCATCAACGGCTACCGGAGCATTCTTACCAGCATCTACGCCCCAAAGAACTACTATCGGCGGGTGACCGGCTTTCTCCGCGAGTACCGGCCTCTCAAGCGGGGAGGCTTCCATGTGAAGCCCGGTTATTGCGGGGCGTTCTTCAAATCCATCGTCATGCTGGGGATCATCGGCAAAGAGCGGCTCCAGTTCTGGAAACTCTTCTTCTGGTCCCTTGTCAGGCGGCCGCGCTTGCTCCCGCTCGCCATCACCTTTGCCATCTATGGCTACCACTTCCGGAAAATAACGGAAAAGATGAACTGGAACGGCATGTTCGACGCAAGCGGCATTGAGCACACCTGATCACGGGCTGTTAAACCTAGGGGGGTCCCCGGCAAAACCGGGGGATTACCCACAGGAATTTATGAACCTAACCTGAAAATGGAAGCGTAATGACCGCTTCCAGCCCGCCCCAGCCCTGTTTCTGAGCACAATATCTCCGTCCCGTCCCCGGCGACCGTGACGGCATGGTAATGTTGGCTGAAAAACTTGGTCAGCAACGATAAGATTTCCTCATCGTCATCAACAATCAAAAGCTGCGGCATCTCAATCATACCCCCAAGTCTACCATTTTAAATCCACGGTGCTATGTCTGGATATCGGCAATTTGTGTCAAGTCGGACACAATATATCGGCGCTGTACGAAAACAGACATTCTTTATACACAATACCCTTCTAAATTAAATTATACTGCGACCGCAGCGAGCCGGAAGCAGCCGGCACAAAGAAACCGTGAAGCCCCAAATACAACGCCAAACAAAAAGGAGAGTTACATGTTGTTGAAGATAGTGCAAGATGGTGGAATGAAGCTGTTCATTAAAGCTGTGATTGCTCTCGCGCTTTCATGTTCCATCCCGGCGATGGCTTTGGCGGAAGAGTCGGGAAAAGAAGGCAAAAACGACTGGGATGTCTCGCTCGGCCTCGGCCTCGCTGCTGCCCCCGCCTATGAGGGAAGCACGCATTACCTGGCATCGCCGATACCCGTGGTCGCCATCACGTGGCGCGATACCGTATCCCTTGGCATCAATGGCCTGTCACTTTATCATAAGAGTGGGGGGGTCCGCTATGGCGTGGGCCTGACCTATGACCCGGGCCGCAAGGAAAACGGCAAGAACCTGTTAGGCATGTCATCGGGCGATCACCGTCTGGCGGGACTGGGCGATATCAAGCCGGCTGCAGGCCTCAAAGCATTTGCTTCCTATGACGTGCATCCTTTCCAACACATTCCCCTGATCGTACTCGATGCCTCGGTTATCAAATTGATCGGCGGCAGCACTAACGACGGTGTACTCGTGCAGGGCGACATTTCGATGCCATTTCAACTCGGCCAGAACTGGCGGCTGACGCCGAAGGTCGCTACGACCTGGGCCAACGATCATTACATGCAGGATTACTTCGGCGTTACCCCGGAGCAGGCGACACGTTCGCAGTTTTCGGCCTACAAGGCTAAAGCCGGCATGAAGGATGCCGGCATTGGGCTTAACGTAACGTATTCGATTGATAAAAATTGGTTCGTATCGGGCGATGGCCGGGTCAAAAGGTTGCTAAGCGACGCCGCATCCAGCCCTATCGCCGCAACGAACATAAACGCCAGCATCGTCGCGCTGGTAG
The genomic region above belongs to Oryzomonas sagensis and contains:
- a CDS encoding MipA/OmpV family protein, producing the protein MLLKIVQDGGMKLFIKAVIALALSCSIPAMALAEESGKEGKNDWDVSLGLGLAAAPAYEGSTHYLASPIPVVAITWRDTVSLGINGLSLYHKSGGVRYGVGLTYDPGRKENGKNLLGMSSGDHRLAGLGDIKPAAGLKAFASYDVHPFQHIPLIVLDASVIKLIGGSTNDGVLVQGDISMPFQLGQNWRLTPKVATTWANDHYMQDYFGVTPEQATRSQFSAYKAKAGMKDAGIGLNVTYSIDKNWFVSGDGRVKRLLSDAASSPIAATNINASIVALVGYHF
- a CDS encoding B12-binding domain-containing radical SAM protein, with protein sequence MKILLVYPHYPDTFWSFRHALKFIGKKAAFPPLGLLTVAAMLPPAWDKRLVDMNVQPLSDKQILWADYVFISAMTVQKESVNDVLARCQSLGIKTVVGGPLFTAAPTEFDSADHLVLGEAEVTLPRFLDDLERGKAAHSYVSDHWAEMRETPVPLWDLIDPSKYAAMNIQYSRGCPFDCEFCDITQLFGRKPRTKSTAQLTGELDALYAWGWRNGIFLVDDNFIGDRRKLKQETLPAMLAWMERHKHPFAFFTEVSIDLADDPDLMDLMVRTGFEEVFIGIETPNEECLSETGKVQNKNRNLLACVKKIQHAGLQVQGGFIVGFDSDPLSIFERQIRFIQESGIATAMVGMLTALRGTKLHQRLFKEGRLLGDTSGNNTAVALNFIPRMKVEALINGYRSILTSIYAPKNYYRRVTGFLREYRPLKRGGFHVKPGYCGAFFKSIVMLGIIGKERLQFWKLFFWSLVRRPRLLPLAITFAIYGYHFRKITEKMNWNGMFDASGIEHT